From the genome of Alosa alosa isolate M-15738 ecotype Scorff River chromosome 20, AALO_Geno_1.1, whole genome shotgun sequence, one region includes:
- the galnt12 gene encoding polypeptide N-acetylgalactosaminyltransferase 12, translated as MALCGRRNRSKVIVGILCVSVVGYFVFLKRNGNDVGVASRRGVSTNGQEDTEYEKLKSPVYEKPPLDMSVLGEMGRAVKLDLTGEEKKKEEESISKHQINTYVSDKISLHRRLPERWNPLCKDLKYDYRSLPSTSVVIAFYNEAWSTLLRTVHSVLETSPDLLLQEVILVDDYSDREHLKEPLEQYLSDLRKVRLVRARKREGLVRARLLGASIATGDVLTFLDCHCECHDGWLEPLLHRITVEPTAVVCPVIDVIDWNTFQYLGNPGEPQIGGFDWRLVFTWHPVPEYEQKRRSSPTDVIRSPTMAGGLFAVSKSYFHYLGTYDTGMEVWGGENLEFSFRIWQCGGSLEIHPCSHVGHVFPKKAPYSRSKALANSVRAAEVWMDSYKDLYYHRNPHARLEAYGDVTDRRKLREQLGCKDFRWFLENIYPDIHVPEDREGFFGMLKNQGMANYCFDYNPPDDHNVVGHRIILYPCHGMGQNQFFEYSTDHEIRYNTREPAGCAVADSVSTFLTVHLCRKPRQPVPQEQQFVFREDGSLYHVQSQKCVQAVAKIDNGGPGPALRPCSNVPHQKWFFEERS; from the exons ATGGCACTTTGCGGGCGAAGAAATCGGTCAAAAGTTATTGTTGGCATCCTTTGTGTCTCTGTAGTTGGATATTTCGTATTTCTGAAACGCAACGGAAACGATGTCGGGGTGGCAAGTCGACGTGGGGTGTCTACCAATGGACAAGAAGACACGGAATACGAAAAGTTAAAGAGCCCAGTTTACGAGAAACCACCATTGGATATGAGTGTACTGGGTGAGATGGGACGAGCTGTAAAGTTAGACTTGactggagaagagaagaagaaagaagaagagagtaTCAGCAAACATCAGATTAATACCTACGTGAGCGACAAAATATCCCTCCATCGAAGACTGCCCGAGAGATGGAATCCACT CTGTAAGGACCTGAAGTATGACTACCGCTCCTTGCCCTCGACGTCGGTGGTGATCGCCTTCTACAATGAGGCGTGGTCCACTCTGCTGCGCACTGTGCACAGCGTGCTGGAGACCTCACCTGACCTGCTTCTGCAAGAGGTCATCTTGGTGGACGACTACAGTGACCGAG AACATTTGAAGGAGCCCCTGGAGCAGTACTTGTCAGACCTGCGTAAGGTGCGGCTGGTCCGCGCCCGCAAGCGCGAGGGCCTGGTCCGCGCTCGGCTCCTGGGGGCCTCCATCGCGACGGGCGACGTGCTCACCTTCCTGGACTGCCACTGCGAGTGCCATGATGGCTGGCTGGAGCCCCTCTTGCACAG GATCACGGTGGAGCCTACGGCAGTCGTGTGTCCGGTCATCGACGTTATTGACTGGAACACCTTCCAGTATCTAGGCAACCCTGGCGAGCCTCAGATCGGCGGGTTTGATTGGCGGCTGGTGTTCACCTGGCACCCAGTGCCGGAATATGAGCAGAAACGACGCAGCTCCCCGACAGATGTCATCag GTCTCCTACTATGGCTGGAGGTCTGTTTGCAGTCAGTAAGAGCTACTTCCACTACCTGGGTACATATGACACCGGCATGGAGGTGTGGGGTGGAGAGAACCTGGAGTTCTCCTTCAGG ATCTGGCAGTGTGGAGGCTCGCTGGAGATCCACCCCTGCTCTCACGTGGGCCACGTCTTCCCCAAAAAGGCCCCCTACTCGCGCAGCAAGGCCCTGGCCAACAGTGTGCGGGCCGCTGAGGTCTGGATGGACTCCTACAAGGACCTGTACTACCACAGGAACCCCCACGCTCGCCTG GAGGCATACGGCGACGTGACGGACAGAAGGAAACTGCGGGAGCAGCTGGGATGCAAGGACTTCAGGTGGTTCCTGGAGAACATCTACCCGGACATTCATGTTCCGGAGGATCGAGAAGGATTTTTCGGAATG CTGAAGAATCAAGGCATGGCCAACTACTGCTTTGATTACAACCCACCTGATGATCACAACGTGGTGGGCCACCGCATCATCCTCTACCCTTGCCATGGCATGGGCCAAAACCAG ttctTCGAGTACTCGACGGACCATGAAATCCGCTATAACACACGGGAACCAGCAGGGTGCGCTGTGGCTGATTCTGTCTCCACCTTCCTGACGGTGCACCTGTGCAGGAAACCCCGGCAACCCGTTCCACAGGAGCAGCAATTTGTGTTCAGagag GACGGAAGCCTGTACCACGTGCAGTCTCAGAAGTGTGTCCAGGCTGTGGCCAAGATCGATAACGGCGGCCCAGGGCCCGCCCTCAGACCCTGCTCCAACGTGCCCCACCAGAAGTGGTTCTTCGAGGAGCGGTCGTAG
- the LOC125285391 gene encoding uncharacterized protein LOC125285391, translating into MEFVIRKTQEFGLSPKRQSRSRSGRLSLSTPEGPEKLAKIRQPKADVVRSSVAIPPVKWVEHATTTAIPLYPPNPALKRLPTMPEDRHHHQSPHYHKQRHPQEPRGRTCSVEPRKEDLLDFNFLHQTSALEHQNGQLMYRCASCLWRYPSLAVLQSHVALSWMDGFSCRVYYRKLREMHQRSAYGLGGYGGGGAAGGVRSSQAWRVAGSGKRRGHLTVSIPKTILARRESWDAPLTRLRGGAQSGLEAERERDREKRKEKEEDGKVLTLDLVKSVQRTSAVHKWLMEIEQPTAALTKKTTNIKTSISDKDTDLSLSAEKKLAPSPCPRPR; encoded by the exons ATGGAATTTGTCATACGGAAAACACAAG AGTTTGGCCTCTCCCCCAAGCGCCAGTCGAGGAGTCGGAGTGGGAGGCTGAGCCTGTCCACCCCAGAGGGGCCCGAGAAGCTCGCAAAAATCAGGCAGCCAAAAGCAG ATGTGGTCCGAAGCTCTGTCGCCATTCCTCCAGTGAAGTGGGTAGAAcatgccaccaccaccgccatccCCCTATACCCCCCAAACCCAGCCCTGAAGCGCCTCCCGACGATGCCTGAagaccgccaccaccaccagtcCCCCCACTACCACAAGCAGCGGCATCCACAGGAGCCCCGGGGCCGCACATGCTCAGTGGAGCCCCGAAAGGAGGACCTACTGGACTTCAACTTCCTGCACCAGACGTCGGCACTGGAGCACCAGAACGGGCAGCTGATGTACCGCTGCGCCAGCTGCCTGTGGCGCTACCCGAGCCTGGCGGTGCTGCAGAGCCATGTGGCCCTCAGCTGGATGGACGGCTTCAGCTGCCGCGTCTACTACCGCAAGCTGCGCGAGATGCACCAGCGCTCCGCCTACGGCTTAGGTGGATATGGAGGCGGAGGTGCTGCTGGTGGGGTTAGAAGCAGTCAGGCCTGGAGGGTGGCCGGCTCCGGTAAGCGCAGGGGTCACCTCACCGTCAGCATACCCAAGACTATCCTGGCCCGCCGGGAGAGCTGGGACGCACCTCTGACCCGCCTGAGGGGAGGTGCCCAGAGTGGGCTGGAGGCCGAGCGGGAGCGGGATAGGGAGAAgcggaaggagaaggaggaggacggCAAGGTGCTGACCCTGGACCTGGTGAAGTCCGTGCAGAGGACGAGTGCTGTGCACAAGTGGCTGATGGAGATTGAGCAGCCCACCGCGGCGCTCACGAAAAAAACTACCAACATAAAAACGTCCATCAGTGACAAGGACACAGACCTTTCTCTTTCAGCAGAGAAAAAACTTGCACCCTCTCCTTGTCCTAGACCTAGATGA